The Mixophyes fleayi isolate aMixFle1 chromosome 1, aMixFle1.hap1, whole genome shotgun sequence genome includes a region encoding these proteins:
- the LOC142104900 gene encoding uncharacterized protein LOC142104900 has product MAQERRSTRRTGGGPPLRVEYTSYEEELRQIMPREIVEGINVQDTDSPSFAQGVDSPGPQLSPIPTATPPPSVRDSATEEQAGPSSYQAPQVESLQMSPEPDEQTIITLETVDAPVSGFQDVAPGPAEAPAHQQPAPQSMDPAREMAQSIGAFQQQQSVFMESQTHNISQIAAQLRRIHRTNSQIPAAINRLANAWEQSNLQMAQMTGAVEALNSSVREGNANLTRLAGQLQQELIARLPAPFSSATTSTASTPSRSAQSTPPRRGARTRGGPGRGQSGAKHSDMQAKRRR; this is encoded by the exons atggcccaggaaaggaggtccacaagacgcacgggtggtggcccccctcttcgcgttgaatataccagctatgaggaggagctgcggcagataatgccccgtgaaatagtggagggaattaatgtgcaagacacagattcgccctcgtttgcccaaggagttg attcacctggaccacagttgagtcccattcctacagctacacctccaccttcagtcagagattcggccacagaagagcaagcag ggccctcttcataccaggcacctcaggtggagtccctccaaatgtcccctgagccagatgagcaaaccataatcaccctggaaacagtggatgcccctgtgtctggtttccaggatgttgcacctggccctgctgaagccccagcacaccagcagccggcacctcagagtatggacccagcccgtgaaatggcgcagtctattggtgctttccagcagcagcaatcagtcttcatggagagccaaactcacaacatttcccaaattgcggcccagttgaggcggatacaccgcacaaatagccaaattcctgctgcaatcaatcgtctggctaatgcctgggagcaatccaatctgcagatggcccaaatgactggggctgtggaggcattaaattcctccgttcgcgaggggaatgcgaacctgacccggctggcaggccaactgcagcaagaactcattgcccgcttgcctgcacccttttcctcggccaccacaagtaccgctagtacgccaagcagatcggcacagagtactcctccaaggagaggtgctcgcaccaggggtgggccagggagaggacagagtggggcaaaacatagcgatatgcaagcaaaaaggcgtcgctag